In one Polaribacter sp. ALD11 genomic region, the following are encoded:
- a CDS encoding FdhF/YdeP family oxidoreductase yields the protein MSKKTNAQPPEKLTGIQLKKIPTSAVGIKAIISALTHIKDEVGIVKGITLLKNINQKDGFDCPGCAWPDPDAKRAFLAEYCENGAKAVAEETTKNKVSPLFFATHSVEELSKLSDYEIGKSGRITQPMYLPEGKDNYEEISWEAAFKIVGEELNALKSPDEAIFYTSGRTSNEAAFLYQLFVRQFGTNNLPDCSNMCHESSGSALSETLGIGKGSVTLEDFNHADLVIVMGQNPGTNHPRMLTALGDTKKRGGKIITINPLPEVGLINYKDPQNPLKWFGEGQDLTDLFLQVKINGDVALLKIILKLMKEQETKKPGSVFNHQFIEEKTAGIEGLLEDLDTYSIDELIPQTGLELEEIEKATELIINNEKIIICWAMGLTQHKNAVDNIREIVNILLLKGSIGKEGAGTCPVRGHSNVQGDRTMGIWEKPPISFLDNLEKEFNFKAPRKHGFDVVDAIEAMHQKKAKVFIGMGGNFVSATPDTEFTATALKNCNLTVQISTKLNRSHLITGKKALILPCLGRSEQDIQSSGAQFITVEDSMGVVHQSHGHLKPHSEKLLSEPAIVVGLANATLKNDTINWTAFTANYDLIRTKIEATIPGFENYNDRVRVKGGFYLPNNARENNFSPTATGKANFTLNEPSDLDLEKNQFIMMTIRTHDQYNTTIYGLDDRYRGVLNERRVVFMNEEDMQEQNLKQLDLVDLTSHFNGEKRTAKGFLVVSYNIPKQCTATYFPEANVLVPLKSVAKISNTPTSKTVIISIEKR from the coding sequence ATGTCTAAAAAAACAAACGCACAACCACCAGAAAAATTAACAGGGATTCAGTTAAAAAAAATCCCTACATCTGCTGTAGGAATTAAAGCAATTATCTCTGCCCTAACACATATAAAAGATGAAGTTGGTATTGTAAAAGGTATTACTTTATTAAAAAACATCAACCAAAAAGATGGTTTCGATTGCCCAGGTTGTGCGTGGCCAGATCCTGACGCAAAACGTGCTTTCTTAGCAGAATATTGCGAAAATGGTGCAAAAGCTGTTGCAGAAGAAACGACCAAGAATAAAGTTTCTCCGCTGTTTTTTGCAACGCATTCTGTAGAAGAATTATCTAAACTTTCTGATTATGAAATTGGTAAGAGCGGGCGAATTACACAACCTATGTATTTGCCAGAAGGAAAGGACAACTACGAAGAAATTTCTTGGGAAGCAGCTTTTAAAATAGTGGGCGAAGAATTAAATGCTCTCAAGTCACCAGACGAAGCTATTTTTTACACTTCTGGTAGAACAAGTAATGAAGCTGCATTTTTATACCAACTTTTTGTAAGGCAATTTGGAACGAATAATTTACCAGATTGCTCAAATATGTGTCATGAATCTAGCGGAAGTGCACTGTCTGAAACATTAGGTATCGGTAAAGGATCTGTTACTTTAGAAGATTTTAATCATGCAGATTTGGTTATTGTAATGGGGCAAAACCCCGGAACAAATCACCCAAGAATGTTAACTGCTTTAGGCGATACAAAAAAACGTGGCGGAAAAATTATTACTATAAATCCGTTACCAGAAGTTGGTTTAATCAATTACAAAGATCCTCAAAACCCGTTAAAATGGTTTGGAGAAGGACAAGATTTAACCGATTTATTTCTTCAAGTAAAAATAAATGGAGATGTAGCCTTGTTAAAAATCATTCTAAAGTTAATGAAAGAACAAGAAACTAAAAAACCAGGATCTGTTTTTAATCATCAATTTATAGAAGAAAAAACAGCAGGAATAGAAGGTTTATTAGAAGATTTAGATACATATTCGATTGATGAATTAATTCCTCAAACGGGTTTAGAACTTGAAGAAATAGAAAAAGCGACAGAACTCATCATCAATAATGAAAAAATAATTATTTGTTGGGCAATGGGCTTAACACAACATAAAAATGCAGTAGATAATATTCGTGAAATTGTAAACATTTTGCTACTAAAAGGAAGTATTGGAAAAGAAGGAGCAGGAACTTGTCCTGTTCGTGGTCATTCTAATGTTCAAGGTGATAGAACAATGGGAATCTGGGAAAAACCACCAATTTCTTTTTTAGATAACCTAGAAAAAGAATTTAACTTTAAAGCACCACGAAAACATGGTTTTGATGTTGTTGACGCAATTGAAGCAATGCACCAAAAGAAAGCAAAAGTATTTATTGGAATGGGGGGTAATTTTGTTTCTGCAACACCAGATACAGAGTTTACTGCAACTGCATTAAAAAACTGTAATTTAACAGTTCAAATCTCTACAAAATTAAACAGAAGTCATTTAATAACAGGTAAAAAGGCTTTGATTTTACCTTGCTTAGGTCGTTCAGAACAAGATATTCAATCTTCTGGAGCGCAATTTATTACTGTAGAAGACTCTATGGGAGTTGTGCATCAATCTCACGGTCATTTAAAACCTCATTCAGAAAAATTATTGAGTGAACCAGCAATTGTTGTTGGTTTGGCAAATGCTACTTTAAAAAACGATACAATAAACTGGACTGCCTTTACGGCTAATTACGATTTAATTCGAACTAAAATTGAAGCTACAATTCCTGGTTTTGAAAATTATAATGATCGTGTTCGTGTAAAAGGTGGCTTTTACTTACCCAATAATGCCAGAGAAAACAACTTCTCTCCTACTGCAACAGGGAAAGCAAATTTTACGTTAAATGAACCGTCTGATTTAGATTTAGAAAAGAATCAATTTATAATGATGACAATTAGAACTCACGACCAATACAATACTACTATTTATGGTTTAGACGATAGATATAGAGGTGTTTTAAATGAAAGAAGAGTTGTTTTCATGAACGAAGAAGATATGCAAGAACAGAATTTGAAACAATTAGATTTGGTAGATTTAACAAGTCATTTTAATGGTGAAAAAAGAACTGCAAAAGGTTTTTTAGTAGTGAGTTATAATATTCCTAAACAATGTACAGCTACTTATTTTCCGGAAGCGAATGTACTAGTTCCTCTTAAAAGTGTCGCTAAAATTAGTAATACGCCTACTTCTAAAACGGTTATTATTAGTATTGAAAAAAGATAA
- a CDS encoding radical SAM protein, translating into MLSYKNKTLGSFKVGAIFAIIFSFLFILLWGVRFFQIDFLLIFLPETIREMFDKSPMWVFYGYLLTALANFVAAILLFRRNIVSVIVSQYAAAGMLMVILCHFFITDYIGLYEAVEMFVTLMFYLLLAWFSKNSRKNGYLSKISKEITTVSLKIQEGCSHECAYCLIPLLKGASRSDTLDNILSNAKDMADEGIKDIVLIGDNIGDFGKGEKGNLNHPHSFLDLLKKLDKIGGIHRFSFLSVTTPMFSDATLEFIKESIRFSPYFSIKMDSGSDTVLKNMNRPFPLSAYKDLFLNIKKIMPDAYIVVEIIVGFPGETDELFNESVNFLLEADISYIAPTMYSDKRGTKAFEIKDGSVSKNVRKKRKKVLVELSKKKLQAFYENQLGEEKMVLFENKRRGDYIYGYTDNRVKVKCAWNPELGNSLHMVKLIGVNRSFMLFDFMKDEISVEEGSYVKI; encoded by the coding sequence ATGCTTTCGTACAAAAATAAAACGTTAGGTTCTTTTAAAGTAGGAGCTATTTTTGCAATAATTTTTAGTTTTTTATTCATCCTTTTATGGGGTGTTAGGTTCTTTCAGATAGATTTTCTTTTAATTTTTTTACCAGAAACAATTAGAGAAATGTTTGATAAGTCTCCTATGTGGGTCTTCTATGGTTATTTGTTAACTGCTTTAGCAAATTTTGTTGCAGCTATTTTACTTTTTAGAAGAAACATAGTTTCTGTAATTGTTTCTCAATACGCAGCAGCAGGAATGTTAATGGTAATTCTTTGTCATTTTTTTATCACAGATTATATAGGGCTTTACGAAGCTGTAGAAATGTTTGTTACGCTTATGTTTTACCTTCTATTGGCTTGGTTTTCTAAAAATTCAAGAAAAAACGGGTATTTATCAAAAATTTCTAAAGAAATAACTACCGTTTCTCTAAAGATACAAGAAGGGTGTAGTCATGAATGCGCTTATTGTTTAATTCCGCTACTAAAAGGTGCTTCTAGAAGTGATACTTTAGATAATATTTTATCAAATGCGAAAGATATGGCAGATGAAGGAATAAAAGATATTGTTTTAATTGGAGATAATATTGGGGATTTTGGTAAAGGAGAGAAAGGGAATTTAAATCACCCCCACAGCTTTCTTGATTTACTAAAAAAACTTGATAAAATTGGAGGAATTCATCGTTTTTCTTTTTTATCCGTCACCACCCCAATGTTTAGTGATGCAACATTAGAGTTTATAAAAGAATCGATAAGGTTTTCACCATATTTTAGCATAAAGATGGATAGCGGAAGCGATACGGTATTAAAAAATATGAATCGTCCTTTCCCTTTAAGTGCTTATAAGGATTTGTTTCTAAACATCAAAAAAATAATGCCTGATGCTTATATCGTTGTTGAAATTATTGTTGGTTTTCCAGGAGAAACTGACGAGCTGTTTAATGAGAGTGTTAATTTTTTATTAGAAGCAGATATTTCTTATATCGCTCCTACAATGTATTCCGATAAAAGAGGAACAAAAGCATTTGAAATAAAGGACGGTTCTGTTTCAAAAAATGTACGTAAAAAAAGAAAAAAAGTACTTGTAGAGCTCTCTAAGAAGAAACTTCAAGCTTTTTATGAAAACCAGTTAGGTGAAGAAAAAATGGTTTTATTTGAAAATAAAAGGAGAGGAGACTATATTTATGGGTATACAGATAATCGTGTAAAAGTTAAATGTGCTTGGAATCCAGAATTAGGGAACAGTCTTCATATGGTTAAACTAATAGGAGTTAATAGAAGTTTTATGTTGTTCGATTTTATGAAGGATGAAATTTCTGTAGAAGAAGGTAGTTATGTTAAAATTTAG
- a CDS encoding ATP-binding protein, whose product MSNIKNWLNYYKNSLTDSENLAVDISRIKNLFHQNYCDLSTATINPENAAEMLDFEEKRINRLKGITKKESANWHKVFDAEIIIAPFQLDFQSNDTNFKQKTIHPFWITASINRLGQLSAPKEIFPLIVRNYLDPIAEVGNDFIFSSIETIAAARELEKPEVENEEIEWGAYWNYINKVFSEITYGNINSYRADGYTTNHKATYFARSSKISAAKSILFLYENLINTAEELPLISKIINPNNRERRDPITDKGFLDFNHLHLGQMSNEFPLSISQRKTLLSYFTAEENAITAVNGPPGTGKTTLLQSLVATEVVRAAIKGEEAPVILACSTNNQAVTNIIDSFINSKSDMENLAERWIPGFNGYATYLPSNSKSEKSLKDINYLKGNMFGNEGTLCDLENEEYLLDAKHFYFSNYFDYFGFKAESLEVACEHLQEEISILEDNLIEGVRISQNYLLSIERINNLLLDKENHIKKNAIQILNLQEWRTIITKIKSYSKEEKFINEIKRYFKVSSEENTPNSEHIFIVNDEALIDNKTALVFIKKCIADLNLALSSNLKLKNWKHQNNITGYPFISEEQMWEFEYEKMASDDKTHRFFYDEIDLSLRHKAFLLATHYWEARWLLETEDVLENETERGTGEKTVMAKWKRRAMLTPCFVATLYMAPTHFLYSQYQGENEEGKPVFEYLPLFNFLDLLIIDEAGQVTPEVSIPIFSLAKKAIVVGDLKQIEPIWSIPPKIDFGNLIDQNIIKDQSQTSYLNEIGFLASSGSIMKMAQNTCEYQTPLVTKKENGLLLLEHRRCNDEIIGFCNELAYDGILKPMKGKAHKDQIFASMMAYHVAGVSERKFNSRHNINEVKAIILWLNRHKEDIKSAYNVDAIEGVLGIITPFASQKAELSKALIQSGFKVNEIKLGTVHALQGAERNIVLFSSVYSNKDEGVLFFDRDNKPNMLNVAVSRARDSFILFGDTRIFDETKKTPSGILKKHLNMFEMPS is encoded by the coding sequence ATGAGCAACATAAAAAACTGGTTAAATTATTATAAAAATAGTTTAACTGATAGTGAAAATTTAGCGGTAGACATTTCTAGAATCAAAAATTTATTTCATCAAAATTATTGCGATTTAAGCACGGCAACTATTAATCCGGAAAATGCTGCAGAAATGCTCGATTTCGAAGAGAAGAGAATTAATAGGCTTAAAGGAATCACAAAAAAAGAGAGTGCGAATTGGCATAAAGTATTTGACGCTGAAATTATTATTGCTCCTTTTCAACTAGACTTTCAATCGAATGACACTAATTTCAAGCAGAAAACAATTCATCCGTTTTGGATTACTGCCAGCATAAATCGTTTGGGCCAACTATCTGCTCCGAAAGAAATATTCCCATTAATAGTTCGTAATTATTTAGATCCAATTGCAGAGGTTGGAAACGATTTTATTTTTTCTTCAATAGAAACAATTGCAGCAGCAAGAGAGTTAGAAAAACCAGAAGTTGAAAATGAAGAAATAGAATGGGGAGCTTATTGGAATTATATTAATAAGGTTTTCTCAGAAATTACTTATGGTAATATAAATAGTTATAGAGCCGACGGATATACAACAAATCATAAAGCCACCTATTTTGCTAGAAGTTCTAAAATTTCAGCAGCAAAAAGTATTCTTTTTTTATATGAGAACTTAATAAATACAGCAGAAGAACTTCCGTTAATTTCAAAAATAATAAATCCAAATAACAGAGAACGAAGAGATCCAATTACCGATAAAGGCTTTTTAGATTTCAATCATTTGCATTTAGGTCAAATGTCTAATGAATTTCCGCTCTCTATAAGTCAAAGAAAAACCTTATTATCTTATTTTACTGCGGAAGAAAATGCCATTACAGCAGTAAACGGACCTCCAGGAACAGGAAAAACTACTTTATTACAAAGTTTGGTGGCTACAGAAGTGGTGAGAGCAGCTATTAAAGGTGAAGAAGCACCTGTTATTTTAGCGTGTTCAACAAATAACCAAGCAGTAACAAATATTATAGATAGTTTTATCAATTCTAAAAGTGATATGGAAAATCTAGCAGAACGCTGGATTCCTGGTTTTAATGGGTACGCAACTTATTTACCTTCAAACTCTAAAAGTGAAAAAAGCTTAAAAGACATAAATTATCTAAAAGGGAATATGTTTGGGAATGAAGGTACTTTATGCGATTTAGAAAATGAAGAGTATTTGCTAGATGCGAAGCATTTTTATTTCAGTAATTATTTTGATTATTTTGGTTTTAAAGCAGAATCATTAGAAGTTGCTTGTGAACACCTTCAAGAAGAAATTTCAATTTTAGAAGACAATTTAATAGAAGGAGTTCGCATCTCTCAAAACTATTTACTTTCTATTGAAAGAATTAACAACTTATTACTTGATAAGGAAAATCACATTAAAAAAAATGCAATTCAAATATTAAATTTGCAAGAATGGAGAACGATTATAACCAAGATAAAGTCGTATTCGAAGGAAGAGAAATTTATCAATGAAATAAAACGTTATTTTAAAGTTTCTTCGGAAGAAAACACCCCGAATTCAGAACATATTTTTATTGTTAATGACGAAGCACTTATAGATAACAAAACTGCGCTCGTTTTTATAAAAAAATGCATTGCAGACCTTAATTTGGCTTTATCTTCAAACTTAAAATTGAAGAATTGGAAACATCAAAATAATATTACAGGATATCCTTTTATTTCAGAAGAGCAAATGTGGGAGTTTGAATATGAAAAGATGGCATCTGATGATAAAACACATCGTTTTTTTTACGATGAAATAGATTTAAGCTTACGTCATAAAGCCTTTTTATTAGCAACTCATTATTGGGAAGCAAGATGGCTTTTAGAAACAGAAGATGTTTTAGAAAACGAAACAGAAAGAGGAACTGGTGAAAAAACGGTAATGGCAAAATGGAAACGAAGAGCGATGCTTACGCCTTGTTTTGTTGCAACTTTATACATGGCGCCTACTCATTTTTTATACAGCCAGTATCAAGGTGAAAATGAAGAAGGAAAGCCTGTTTTCGAATACCTTCCTTTGTTTAATTTTTTAGATTTATTGATTATTGATGAAGCTGGCCAAGTAACACCAGAAGTTAGTATTCCTATATTTTCATTAGCAAAAAAAGCAATTGTTGTAGGAGATTTAAAACAGATAGAACCTATTTGGTCTATTCCTCCAAAAATTGATTTTGGAAATTTAATTGATCAAAATATTATCAAAGATCAATCGCAAACTTCCTATTTAAATGAAATAGGCTTTTTAGCTTCTAGTGGAAGCATCATGAAAATGGCTCAAAACACCTGTGAATATCAAACACCATTAGTTACTAAAAAAGAAAATGGTTTGTTATTATTAGAGCATCGAAGGTGTAATGATGAAATTATTGGGTTTTGTAATGAATTGGCATACGATGGTATTTTAAAACCAATGAAAGGTAAAGCTCATAAAGATCAGATATTTGCTTCTATGATGGCTTACCATGTAGCGGGGGTTAGTGAACGTAAATTTAATAGTCGTCATAATATAAACGAAGTTAAAGCGATTATTTTATGGTTAAATAGACATAAAGAAGATATAAAAAGTGCTTACAATGTAGATGCTATTGAAGGTGTTTTAGGTATAATTACACCATTTGCTAGTCAGAAAGCAGAACTTTCCAAAGCTTTAATTCAATCTGGATTTAAAGTAAATGAAATAAAACTAGGAACGGTGCATGCGCTTCAAGGAGCTGAGCGTAATATCGTATTGTTTAGTTCTGTTTATAGCAATAAAGATGAAGGGGTATTGTTTTTTGATAGAGACAACAAGCCAAACATGTTAAATGTAGCTGTTTCAAGAGCAAGAGATAGTTTTATTTTATTTGGTGATACACGAATTTTTGATGAAACAAAAAAAACGCCTTCAGGAATTTTAAAAAAACATTTAAATATGTTTGAAATGCCTAGTTAA
- a CDS encoding site-specific integrase, whose amino-acid sequence MELKFVLRKDKINKNGSCPIRADISINGQRVRKTLTGVKSSEKDWKNNRIKANLKNEKYNFHDEFNNKIKEFEDKVDTIFRYIRANNVIADRDYIIEKLNDDYFGKNSLVKDFFTTYQEYIDKSKNRVVPGSIRRYKSNKKFFEDFEAFTGYKMHFDSINLEFYEKLTTYCFEERNTLNNYFGKLVTGIKAFMNWAFERDYHQNITFKKFKAPKDRIEVIYLTIDELKKLYNFKFENPKLDKVRDLYCFSSFSGLRFSDLKNLKSSNIYEDYIRFNIQKTRTIDHITPLNKFTKEILSKYKETIYEPLPKISSQKYNEYLKIVCAKADITQKVNITRFIGSKRIDEEIPKCDLITSHTAKKTFVSNSLALGINLEIIKLTTGNTDDKTFETYTHIPNQLKINEITKYWNKI is encoded by the coding sequence ATGGAACTAAAGTTTGTGTTGCGCAAAGATAAAATAAATAAAAACGGTTCTTGTCCGATAAGGGCAGATATTTCTATTAATGGACAAAGAGTCAGAAAAACACTAACAGGTGTTAAATCCTCCGAAAAAGATTGGAAAAACAATAGAATTAAAGCTAATTTAAAAAATGAAAAATATAATTTTCATGATGAATTCAATAATAAAATAAAAGAATTCGAGGATAAAGTTGATACAATATTTAGATACATTAGAGCTAATAATGTTATTGCTGACAGAGACTATATTATTGAAAAATTAAATGATGATTATTTTGGTAAAAACAGTTTAGTAAAAGATTTTTTCACAACCTATCAAGAATATATAGACAAATCTAAAAACAGAGTCGTTCCTGGTTCTATTAGACGATATAAATCGAATAAGAAATTCTTTGAAGATTTTGAAGCGTTTACAGGCTATAAAATGCACTTTGATTCTATAAATTTAGAATTTTACGAAAAACTAACTACCTATTGTTTTGAAGAAAGAAATACATTGAATAATTACTTCGGAAAATTAGTTACTGGTATTAAGGCTTTTATGAATTGGGCTTTTGAAAGAGATTATCATCAAAACATAACTTTCAAAAAATTTAAAGCTCCAAAAGATAGAATTGAAGTAATTTACTTAACAATAGATGAATTAAAAAAATTATACAATTTTAAATTTGAAAACCCAAAACTAGATAAAGTTAGGGATTTATACTGCTTTTCAAGTTTTAGTGGACTTCGTTTTAGTGACTTAAAGAATTTAAAAAGCTCTAATATTTATGAAGACTACATAAGATTTAATATCCAAAAAACAAGAACAATAGACCATATTACCCCTTTAAATAAGTTCACCAAAGAAATACTCTCGAAATATAAAGAAACAATCTACGAGCCATTACCAAAAATTAGCTCACAAAAATATAATGAGTATCTAAAAATTGTATGTGCAAAAGCTGATATTACTCAAAAAGTAAACATTACTCGATTTATTGGTAGTAAACGTATTGATGAAGAAATTCCAAAATGTGATTTAATAACCAGCCACACCGCCAAAAAAACTTTTGTATCAAATAGCCTTGCATTGGGAATTAATTTAGAGATTATTAAACTAACCACAGGAAATACTGATGATAAAACTTTTGAAACCTACACACATATACCTAATCAGTTAAAAATAAATGAAATAACTAAATATTGGAATAAAATTTAA
- a CDS encoding helix-turn-helix domain-containing protein produces MSGNTLYAYSEDQLERIFEKLLQKFNKTSPKYIPQKEIPEEDRLTQQQAAKMLNRSVQTLIKWKKKQKIPFYQIEGTIFYSKSELLAYAKNHPKDFNRL; encoded by the coding sequence ATGAGCGGTAATACACTTTACGCATACTCCGAAGATCAACTAGAAAGAATTTTCGAAAAACTACTTCAGAAGTTTAATAAAACTTCACCAAAATATATTCCTCAAAAAGAAATTCCAGAAGAAGATAGACTTACTCAACAGCAAGCAGCAAAGATGTTAAATAGAAGCGTTCAAACTTTAATAAAATGGAAGAAAAAACAAAAGATTCCTTTTTATCAGATTGAAGGAACCATCTTTTATTCAAAGTCTGAATTATTAGCTTACGCTAAAAATCATCCTAAAGATTTTAATCGTCTATAA
- a CDS encoding primase-helicase family protein: MLDKSYLRIGTSYYRIVQVPTINNQFNESLIKWDVTTIIQDHGKPFLSDIPKYVGKICFPNHFEFSKDIHGFYNTYSPLKHLPKKGKVENTLTFFKHVFGNQVELGLDYFKLLYEKPSQALPVLCLVSKERSTGKSSFLKYLKEVFGHNMTYLDSHSLSSNFNLDWGNKLLLGMDEAFLQKEEITEKIKYLSTSNKNKIEAKGKERFEVDFFGKFVMCSNKEDSFIKIDSDEIRFWVIKVPKIKTEDVQFLEKLINEIPAFLEFIQKRKFASERKTRMWFTPQQIYTPALKRLVNNNKNRVEKEIAHLLFSIIEKFDLEEIHFGIMDLLNALNKTRIKTDLTQLRNLLKTNWKITQKKNSFKYQKFLILSDGETVLIDTKGRYFTVKKVFLLKNFDDLMTD; encoded by the coding sequence ATGTTAGACAAATCATATTTAAGGATTGGGACATCCTACTACCGAATTGTTCAAGTGCCAACTATAAATAATCAATTTAATGAGTCTTTAATAAAATGGGATGTAACCACCATTATTCAAGATCACGGAAAACCGTTTTTATCAGATATTCCAAAATATGTTGGTAAAATATGTTTTCCAAATCACTTTGAATTTTCAAAAGATATACATGGGTTCTACAACACCTATTCTCCATTAAAACATTTACCAAAAAAAGGTAAAGTAGAAAATACATTAACGTTCTTTAAACATGTTTTTGGCAACCAAGTAGAACTTGGTTTAGATTATTTCAAATTATTATATGAAAAACCATCACAAGCATTACCAGTATTGTGTTTGGTAAGCAAAGAACGCTCTACAGGAAAAAGTTCTTTTTTAAAATATTTAAAAGAAGTTTTTGGGCACAATATGACTTATTTAGATAGCCATTCATTGAGTAGTAACTTTAATTTAGACTGGGGTAATAAACTTTTATTAGGAATGGATGAAGCATTTCTACAAAAAGAAGAAATAACAGAGAAAATTAAGTACTTATCTACTTCCAATAAAAATAAAATTGAAGCAAAAGGTAAAGAACGTTTTGAAGTTGATTTTTTTGGAAAGTTTGTGATGTGTAGCAATAAAGAGGATTCATTTATTAAAATTGATTCTGATGAAATTCGATTTTGGGTAATTAAAGTTCCAAAAATAAAAACTGAAGATGTTCAGTTTTTAGAAAAATTAATTAATGAAATTCCCGCTTTTTTAGAATTTATTCAAAAAAGAAAATTTGCTAGTGAAAGAAAAACTAGAATGTGGTTCACGCCACAACAAATTTACACTCCTGCTCTAAAAAGATTAGTCAACAATAATAAAAACAGAGTTGAAAAGGAAATTGCTCATTTACTATTTAGCATCATTGAAAAATTTGATTTAGAAGAAATTCATTTTGGAATTATGGATCTTTTAAATGCCTTAAACAAAACAAGAATAAAAACCGATTTAACACAGCTTCGAAACCTACTAAAAACAAACTGGAAAATCACTCAAAAAAAGAACTCTTTTAAGTATCAAAAATTCTTGATATTAAGTGATGGAGAAACGGTACTTATTGACACAAAAGGAAGGTATTTTACTGTGAAAAAAGTTTTTTTACTCAAAAACTTTGATGATTTGATGACGGACTAA
- a CDS encoding toprim domain-containing protein: MNCKKAKLIDLVSFLKKQGFSAKKTTQKETWFCSPFRNEKTPSFKVDNKKNIFYDFGEGIGGTIIDFIMKYNNCSIKKALEILSEDSFPFHQQTKHIKNKPTYSIKKVTELTNQKLLNYLNTRKINLQFAKQFCFQVHYSFDNKNENYGIGFMNNSGGLEIRNKNFKGCLGKKEITTINNNSEVVSMFESWSDFLSYLTLKNEIPKENFIVLNSTSMIKKAIELVTNYNSIKLFFDNDDAGNIATDFLIKNIENRVVDNRIHYKNYNDLNEFLISRM; encoded by the coding sequence ATGAATTGTAAAAAAGCAAAATTAATAGACCTTGTTTCTTTCCTAAAAAAACAAGGATTTTCAGCAAAGAAAACCACTCAAAAGGAAACATGGTTTTGCTCCCCTTTTAGGAATGAAAAAACGCCTTCTTTTAAGGTAGATAATAAAAAAAATATTTTTTATGATTTTGGTGAAGGAATTGGAGGAACTATCATAGATTTTATAATGAAATATAATAATTGTTCTATAAAGAAAGCTTTAGAAATTTTATCTGAAGATTCTTTTCCTTTTCACCAGCAAACGAAACATATTAAAAATAAACCAACATATTCGATTAAAAAAGTAACCGAATTAACAAATCAAAAATTATTGAATTACTTGAACACTAGAAAAATTAATTTACAATTTGCAAAACAATTTTGTTTTCAAGTTCATTACTCATTTGATAATAAAAACGAAAACTACGGAATTGGATTTATGAACAATTCTGGAGGTTTAGAAATTAGAAATAAAAACTTTAAAGGCTGTCTTGGCAAAAAGGAAATTACAACAATAAATAATAATTCTGAAGTAGTTTCAATGTTTGAGTCTTGGTCTGATTTTCTTTCTTACTTAACTCTTAAAAATGAAATTCCTAAAGAGAATTTCATTGTATTAAATTCTACTTCTATGATTAAAAAAGCAATCGAGTTAGTTACAAATTACAACTCAATAAAACTCTTTTTTGATAATGACGATGCGGGAAATATAGCAACTGATTTTTTGATTAAAAATATTGAAAACCGAGTAGTTGATAATAGAATTCACTATAAAAATTATAATGATTTGAACGAGTTTTTAATTAGCCGAATGTAA
- a CDS encoding BfmA/BtgA family mobilization protein, with protein MKKKSILIKEFHHKELVKISKTFGSQYGDLIESMILYFKKTGINPVEAINENPAAMVKVLDKRIVSFLKVQERDILKPLRNEVYQNSKEQKEQFSNLSKWVKDAIIKINDFDKNRTFQIINEVEKLEKKLIQQQKAFIEIAELIDTKNKSGIQETLKSLFK; from the coding sequence ATGAAGAAAAAAAGCATCTTAATAAAAGAATTTCATCACAAAGAGTTGGTTAAAATTTCTAAAACTTTTGGGTCGCAATATGGTGATTTAATTGAATCTATGATTCTCTATTTTAAAAAAACAGGAATTAATCCTGTAGAAGCAATTAATGAAAACCCTGCTGCAATGGTAAAGGTTTTAGACAAGCGAATTGTATCGTTTTTAAAAGTGCAAGAACGTGATATTTTAAAGCCTTTAAGAAACGAAGTTTATCAAAATTCTAAAGAACAAAAAGAACAATTTTCAAACTTATCAAAATGGGTAAAAGATGCTATAATAAAAATAAATGATTTCGATAAAAACAGAACGTTCCAAATTATAAATGAGGTAGAAAAACTTGAAAAGAAACTTATTCAACAACAAAAAGCTTTTATAGAAATAGCCGAATTAATAGATACTAAAAATAAATCTGGAATTCAAGAAACACTTAAATCGCTTTTTAAATAA